The following coding sequences are from one Ramlibacter henchirensis window:
- a CDS encoding Bug family tripartite tricarboxylate transporter substrate binding protein, with the protein MIKRQALAALLGLALLPFTFGAAAADFPVANKPVKLVVGFPAGGGTDLQARLVAQYLSPLLGVPVIVENRPGAGTMLAATEVARALPDGHTLLYTPASTLSQLPHTLASVKYDTFKDFTPVAQGALGPLVLVVHKSVPANNVRELVAYAKANPGKLNYVSQGVGTPAHIFGQVFSKHAGIEMVHVPYKGANDVAKDFIAGRVHLQFASSSAAVALVKSGEIRMLGAVAPRRSSLFPDLPTMGEQGIAGIDIESWIGFVGPAGMDPKVTTRLSEAIGQALATPKVRDDFRTGGVEAKWLGPQEFAGAIRESYQLWEKALAAINFQKE; encoded by the coding sequence ATGATCAAGCGACAGGCACTCGCGGCGCTGCTCGGACTGGCGCTGCTTCCCTTCACGTTCGGCGCGGCGGCGGCCGATTTCCCCGTCGCCAACAAGCCGGTGAAGCTGGTGGTCGGCTTCCCGGCCGGCGGCGGCACCGACCTGCAGGCACGTCTCGTGGCGCAGTACCTTTCGCCGCTGCTGGGCGTGCCGGTGATCGTCGAGAACCGGCCCGGCGCGGGCACCATGCTGGCCGCCACCGAGGTCGCCAGGGCGCTCCCCGACGGGCACACGCTGCTGTACACGCCCGCCTCCACCCTGTCGCAACTGCCGCACACGCTGGCGAGCGTCAAGTACGACACCTTCAAGGACTTCACGCCGGTGGCGCAAGGCGCACTCGGCCCGCTGGTGCTGGTCGTGCACAAGTCGGTGCCGGCGAACAACGTGCGTGAACTGGTGGCGTACGCGAAAGCCAATCCGGGCAAGCTGAACTACGTCTCGCAAGGCGTCGGCACCCCGGCCCACATCTTCGGCCAGGTGTTCTCGAAGCACGCCGGCATCGAGATGGTCCACGTGCCCTACAAGGGCGCCAACGACGTGGCCAAGGACTTCATCGCCGGACGCGTGCACCTGCAGTTCGCCTCCTCCTCCGCCGCGGTCGCGCTGGTCAAGTCCGGCGAGATCAGGATGCTTGGCGCGGTCGCACCGAGGCGCAGCTCACTGTTTCCGGACCTGCCCACCATGGGCGAGCAGGGCATCGCGGGCATCGACATCGAAAGCTGGATCGGCTTCGTCGGCCCCGCCGGGATGGACCCGAAGGTGACCACCCGCCTCAGCGAGGCGATCGGCCAGGCGCTCGCAACACCCAAGGTTCGCGACGACTTTCGCACCGGCGGTGTGGAGGCCAAGTGGCTGGGCCCGCAGGAGTTCGCCGGGGCCATCCGCGAGTCGTACCAGCTGTGGGAGAAGGCGCTGGCCGCGATCAACTTTCAGAAGGAGTAG
- a CDS encoding NAD(P)/FAD-dependent oxidoreductase, whose protein sequence is MPETDLAIIGAGVAGLTAAAEAARLGLRVLVIERMGAGGQVMNVERIDNMPGFPAGISGFELGPDLQERAEAAGAQFMLDTVQGYSSGASGHVLHCEGQDIAARAVLVAAGSRRRALGVPGEDRLAGRGVSHCASCDGPLFRGQPVCVVGGGDSAFGEALVLAQHVRDVLVVFREKQPHAQTALREAVAAQPRIALQAETEVVGIVGEDTVAGVMLRDRSGSVREVEAGGVFVYAGLQAETEFLGGALRLDADGRIVTDTSFGTSVAGIFAAGDIRSGVPYLLAAAVEEGRSAAQAAFRYLSETTLDKETRQ, encoded by the coding sequence ATGCCTGAGACCGATCTGGCCATCATCGGCGCCGGCGTGGCCGGCCTGACGGCCGCCGCCGAGGCGGCGCGCCTGGGTCTGCGGGTGCTCGTGATCGAACGCATGGGCGCCGGCGGCCAGGTGATGAACGTCGAGCGCATCGACAACATGCCGGGCTTTCCTGCGGGCATCTCGGGTTTCGAGCTCGGCCCGGACCTGCAGGAGCGCGCCGAGGCGGCCGGTGCGCAGTTCATGCTCGACACGGTGCAAGGCTATTCGAGCGGCGCTTCCGGCCACGTCCTGCACTGCGAGGGCCAGGACATCGCCGCGCGTGCCGTGCTGGTGGCGGCGGGCTCGCGGCGCCGAGCGCTGGGAGTGCCGGGCGAGGACCGGCTTGCCGGCCGCGGCGTCTCGCATTGCGCTTCCTGCGATGGGCCGCTGTTCCGCGGCCAGCCGGTGTGCGTGGTCGGCGGTGGGGATTCCGCCTTCGGCGAGGCCCTGGTGCTGGCCCAGCACGTTCGCGACGTGCTGGTGGTGTTCCGCGAGAAGCAACCGCATGCCCAGACGGCCCTGCGAGAGGCGGTGGCCGCGCAGCCGCGCATCGCGCTCCAGGCCGAGACCGAGGTCGTCGGGATCGTGGGCGAGGACACCGTCGCCGGGGTCATGCTGCGCGACCGCTCGGGCAGCGTACGCGAGGTCGAGGCCGGCGGCGTGTTCGTCTATGCAGGACTGCAAGCGGAAACGGAATTCCTCGGTGGCGCGCTCCGGCTCGACGCGGACGGCCGGATCGTCACCGACACAAGCTTCGGCACCTCGGTGGCGGGCATCTTCGCCGCCGGGGACATCCGCTCCGGCGTGCCCTACCTGCTGGCGGCCGCGGTGGAAGAAGGCCGCTCGGCGGCACAGGCGGCCTTCCGCTATCTGAGCGAAACCACACTCGACAAGGAGACAAGGCAATGA